In Phaseolus vulgaris cultivar G19833 chromosome 3, P. vulgaris v2.0, whole genome shotgun sequence, the sequence GTGATTTGATTCATATGCTCATGTAGCAATGTGGAGAGATATCACAACAAGAGTAGTATGTCAGGTGCAAATCTCTTAGTCTAAATCAATATTTGGATGTACATTCAAATGTCCATGTATGTATGTTAGTGGATTTCTGACATGAGTAGTATTGAATATGAGTTATTTGCAGACACATTTGATTGTTTAGCATAGTGTAATGGATGAAGTGCGATGATTCATATGTTTGTAATTGTATTTCctgaaatatgaaattatattgaaaatattttaaaaatctctAGCTTACCCGACtttgtttaaaaatatgtaatgaTTGTGTGTTACATGAAAACATATGATGTTGCAAGTGATAGAACTTCACATTGAGTAAGTgtactttatctttttcttttgatattttattttggtatatgtatatatttttaaatcccTACTAAAAGAGATATCTAtttgtaatattatttaataataatgtgaatgatatatatatatatatatatatatatatatttatgttatctAAACCatcatatttttatcttattatatTCTTATCTATTCTATTTTACTTTCTTATCATATCATATTAACTTTAAcaattaagttaaatttatggtgctgcaatttatttattttataacaaatattttttactttgaaGAAGGTGTTCTTTTGAGAATGAATATATTTATATcatataaacatataaaatCACAACAtttctataataatatatattgaaatttttcctttttcaagtatatgtatttttttttattcttaaatatatttaaaagttataatattttaaatgaatagATAATCTTGTGTATTTAAAGCAACAACAAAACAACATAGGTAGTTATCCACTAAAAATAACTACACCTTTTAATTATTCCACCATAtgttatgttttttcttttcttttaggCAAATTTGTAATCTACATTGTTCCTTCAAGGTTACtttcatttaaattatttaaattatgaattaCACACATTAAACAttttgattaaatatttttaataaaatttaccaTATATAGTAAAAAACATTGATCTCTTTATATTgtcattgataaataattttaaaatattcataaacTTATAAATACCTATATACTTTTTTCCTCTTTTGTGCATACTATGttagaaaaaaaactaataccTCTAGTCAAAAGTTTTGTCTACAGAACCTAATAAAACCCATAAATAATTCTAACTTTTATTATTCCAGCCTTTGAAAATCTAGTCCAAATTATAGACACGTGAGGGTGcgaaattcaaaaaattaaatacattatttCACAATAAGACATTAAAAATGTGCAAGTAGTTAATTTGTTTAATCATTTACACATTGCTAATTgagatttttaaatttgaaatcattattttctttaattctttatatacttagataaaaaaaatgtttctctGAAATCAACTAATCTAAACGCATGCTGAACTTTTATGTAATAAATTTATCAGTCAGAAATATAAtcatactctttttttttcacattgttgaaatagaaatattaatattttatttttaaaattaggatcCCTGTTACACCTCCACTTCAGGGGGAAAAAaccatattttatatattttttcattttttttctggagGAAAAACATGCATTAAAAAACAAgtgatatattatttttatttaaaatttacaatCTTTAGAATTCATATCAAAGTGACAGAAATTGAAGAATGTGGATATCatgtaaaatttttaattttttaatctatgtatatacatataaatatttagTAATTTGATTTCCTTAAAAGTTATCcgatcaatttaaaatttaatatttaaaattactatttttttctttatatataatatatatatatatatatatatatatataaattaaagaaaaggaaaatcaagttgcttttaaataattttaaaagatattctATTTCAAATCCTTTATTTTCTCTTAATATgatgtttttaataattaactCCTTAACtgatagtaaaaaaaaaaaagataaaaataatggTAATGTTTAGAGttattctaaaaataatttgattcttttatttatttatatatatacatatatttattttttactttaataatgtaattttaGCATAATGAGATTGGAACAtttgtgaataaaaaaaaaggagatttaaaaaaaataaacattccTATCTTTGTGTCCTCTACTAAAGGACTTGTATTATTGGGTATGTGTAAAAGTCTTACATGATTGAATTCAagaatttttatatatacattcTCTTTTAATTTACTCAAATCCTTTTCGAAAACAAAATTGTGATAggaaaataaaacttcaaaaaaaaaaaaaaaacttcaaatacaATAACTATCTTCAAAATATtatctaaaaaatttaaaatcaaaacaCTCTTTAAATATATTGTATAAAATTTATAGTTGGAACTTTGAAGTACCTCACAAAATAggtaaaaattaataaatttcatatgtatattatcattattattttgctTATTATTTTGCTTGAAGTTAGGATTTAAATCCAAAAtcatatatatagatataaaaatcttttatttctttcataCAAAATAATCtcatcttatttcttttttcagAATAAACCATATCTTATGCATTTGTTATTTTGGTTTTATGAGGGGTTTCTTCTAATTTACCAAGTAAAACCCTAGACATTGAAAGCATATAtgtttatgaattatttttgaCATTGCTTTTTGAAAAAGGGGAAAGTGTGTTAATTGTTATGGTAGTGGTGATGGACATGAAATTGAAAATGGAAAAGCATGCTTTCTAACAGTGTAAAGGATGAACTCAGCCACCAAAATACCCACTCCCATGTGCCACCTTGCTCCAACTTTTCATTTATTCTTAATTATACTTATAATATCATTATTCATTATTACTTATTTCTATCTAATTCATTCTAACTACTACTTCAATCTCTCATACAATCCATGTAGGACAACAATTTACatttaattaacattattagaGTATTCAAAATGCATTGTTACTTGaatgttttaattttgtatgaTTACAATTAAgaatttaagttttaatttttctaattaagacacaaattgaaataattaaacaaaaagtaatttaactcattttttatttatttagaaagcatagtgatgagcatatatttattcacattcACTAGTCTTATttatagattattggactataataataaataaatttgttgttttaattaatattcatataattggatTTATTTGGgcattaactattattttttgtaattttgtgtttttagggtaAATGATATGAAGTTGTCTACCTTTGTGAATAagccaaatatgcaaaaatcaAAGTTCCTTCTTTGAATCACATAGCCAAActcctttaaaaaaaaaaaactcaactcACACACTTCTCATTTAACAAGTAaatagtattaaatattttttaattgatatataTTAGATTCATTTTCTAGTTCTTTAgtccattataaaaaaaatttactaaataaaaattatttaaaaaataattattatattaactaaattaaatattattttagatattaaaaaattattgatgtctaaagtagtttatactattcataaaaaaatttataaactagttttaaattaatttttaaaatttaaattaattagtaactaaaattttgataattttatataatttaaaaataaatttaaaatttttattaataatgaaaattattttagatattactaattttttagtctttaaataactaattatttaaaaaaaataaaatttatttaataatttttttagtgttaaaCTTTTCTTGGGATTAATTTTATGATTTCTTCGAAATAATTACTTGATTAGTTGGtccaatttttaaataaaaaataatatatcacattgtattgataaaataatttatatactaaaaGTTTAAAAACTTATAACACGTGTATGAAAAAACACATGTATCATTAAATGATTCCATAAATTAAGTGGCTCCATATATACTATAAGTTGGTGAAGCATTGCTCATGCAATGACATCAATATTTTTGGCCATATGTGTTGTGTGAATGTTGTTAGGTGGATCGTGTCTATGTTTAAACCACAAACATGTGGTGCCcattttaattagatattatgcTCATTTaccattaaaatatttttttttctaagttaCTTGGAAGCACAAACTTATTCACCAAAACCATTTTTCTACAAcatttttaatcaaattttacCTTCTAAAACTAAATGCCTATTTTCCAAATTCATTTTTCAAAGATATGAAAAATCCCTAAAAGGGTTTAATAGGTGATCTTTAAAAATGTTATTCAAATAAGGCACAATTTTTTAGGTTTTATGAAGGGCCATAAATTATTCTATAACTCATGTTAAATGTTATAATGTTAGAATATTGTCATtctataaaataagaaatattttgttataaatgtcaaaatttaagaaataattagTATACATAAATTTTGGATGAAAAATGTTGGCAATAAACTTTATGTTGactaaaatttattgaaattacaataaattatatactagATCTCATAtcttatttaatgatttttattttttgattttgaaatttttagaaAACTTTAACCCATAAAAGAAATGTGTCTAACATAGTATTAAATCATCTCAcacttttttcattttgaacAAGAACATAGTATttatcaacttttttttttcttaccaaAGTACCTTTTTGATACAAGTTTATCTAAATTGGGTAAATAACTAGATACGAGAGATAGTTacatattttaaccaattaGATAACCTTGTTATGATTTACTAACTTTTCCTTTGAATATTTAACTCATTTGCCTAAAATTACTTAAGatttaaattcaatattacggattaaactaaaaacaatttcacTTCATTTGATTCATGTCTTCTTCAtgttaacttttatttattgtgtttgatttttattattttatatgtattttaatttttttttcttaatttatataGTGTTtgatttttagtattttatatgtattttaattttgtctTAATTTATATAGAATTTGATTTTTACTAGTTTGTATGTTTGTTTAATTTAtcttatgatattttatttttattgttttgtgtgTGTAACGACtctataaattaaaagtattatCATATGTACAAAAATTAGTTtgtattgaaaaataataactcACATgttatatataacatatatacATTATAAAAGGAATTGTTACTAGTACGAGATTCTATTTCAAAGATATAAAAGCATACATATATGTATAGAGCTACTAATCATCTTCTAGTATCATCCCTATTACCTATTAAAACATTTGCTCACTTAAGAGAAAATGTTCAAACAAGAAATCCTCCAATGGAGGAAACCTCCATTTTTTTATCTCAAAAGCAAGTTTCTCATCCCTAATACATTACCAAATAATCAAACACACTTAGGAATCCAAAGCAATACAAAAATAGTAAGATcttactaaaaataataatttacaaTCATTACAACAAAGATATATTATACATCTTAGTTATTATCTTTTGAATAACAACTCTCCGAACTTGGATTCTATTGCTTCCTTGTCACAAGCAGAGAACCCAAATCTtagctctttttttttatatcttagaATCTTGAACAATATTACCCCATGAACAAAATCCAATTAGAAAAAACCTCAACAAACATAAACCCTCAAgaaattcttaaaaataaatagacTTAGACTTTCCCATTGAAAAAGTTGACCGGGTAAAACTCTATTTTTCTTTGTTACATTCCTATTGCTTCTTTAAGATCTACAAAATTGATAGAGTTTCAATATGATTATCTTAGAAAAAACTCAGAGATAATGGTGGTAGAAAGAGAAAAGTTTTGTGAAAATGAAGTACTCAACTATTCTATTTATAGATTTCAAGAAGTAGTTGAATAATAATATAGTTTTCTATCTTATATTATTTTCACAATGTTACAATCTCCCCAACATTAAGAACTTTTGTTCAGAAAATTGACTTACCAACAAATAAGTAAGGATAAAATTTTCTCATTTAATCCTCCAACTCCTATGTGAAGTCACCACTTGTCTCGATCTACATTACCTTCACCATACTAATCGTTATGTCTTAAAGTTGTTTTATCTGATAATCAACTATCTTTACTAGTTTGATTTCCACATACATATCTTCTCTTAATCTACACATCATCTAACTTTATGATTGATCATGCATATATTTCCTTAATTGAGATACATGAAATGCATTGTGTAGATTTGGCAAATGAGGTGGTAAAGTCAACTCATAAGCTATTGTTGAAGATTTTGTTAATGTTaagtgtaagtagtaagggcgCATTTCACAATGATAAACAAAATATACCTTTTTTAAGGGTTGGGAATTGAATACGAAATAAAGTCTTTCTCACTTTTAGATAAAACTATAAGGTACGCAGTTCTTGAGACTAGAACTCTGATACACATTTCTGTTTTCTTTGccccagtattgacttgagcgtcggagtgcaaacagcctctagggcgcccctttaTCTTTGCAGGTGCAGAGTGTTTTGATCGAAGGaaagcacaaaccaaggcagagaGAGAATTGGGCGTGTGATCGTCGTTAGGCGCACGAGGGCAATCAAGTCAACTGGCAGGAACATTTTGCGCTCACCATGGGGCACGATTAAAATTTTTGTCTCATTCACAAGTACAGAGCGAAGATCCATCAATATGAGAAACACGAGGCAAGGATTTGTCGCACCGAACGGAGGCGAAAGCGTCATCATGCAACAGATCATGGAGACGATGCGCGCCCTTTAGGAAACGATGGCGGTATAAAAAATGGATCAAGAACGTATACAGGTTGATTTGGCTGCGTCGCAAGCCAGAAAGGAAGACTTGCGTAGGACTAACGAGGAACTGCACAAGAATTTGCAGCAGGCAGGGAAACGTGTGGTGGATGAACAAGCACCGCCCACACCACCCAAGGCTTTCTCAATGCCGTTTTCGCAGTCAATCCTGGACGTCGTGATACCCGCCACATTCGTAGGTCCTAAGGCCACCTTTATAGGTGTAGCGGACCTAGAGGCTCATCTCAGGGccttccacacacagatgattaTGACTGGGGGCTCTGATGCAGTGCATTGCAAGCTGTACATGAGCACACTAACAGGCACAACGTTAGATTGGTTCGTCAGCCTCCCTAACGGGCATGTGACGACGTTCGCGCAGTTTTTTACGTTGTTCAGGGAGCAATACATAGCCAATCGGGCTCCTCCGCCAGTCTTTTACGATCTTTTCGACGTAAGGAAGTACTAAGGTGAGTCcttgaaggactacctcaaccgatTCGAGACACAGGTGGTGAGGCTGCATACCAAGGATGAGGACATGATGATGCACGCATTCAGAAAGGGAATCATGTCGGGACCCTTTAGCGAGTCACTCACCAAGAGCCGCCCCAAGACTTTCAGTGAGATCAGGCGTCGAGCGGTAGCCCATATCATCGCAGAGGTGGAACTCACCGAGAAACGCAACAACATTGTCCCCATTCGTCCGCGAGGGCCAAGTCAACCTCAGCATCTGAGGGTACATAAGGCAACGACGGAGAAGATGGCCTCAGCGAAGCAGAAACCCTATGAGCATAGGAAGGCTCAAACCAGGGGGCGTGCGAGGGAGGATAGGCCCCCAAGACACAACTTCCTGGTGGAATTGAAGAAGCTGATCATTGTCCCAACATAGCGGAGAGACTGAAGATGCTCGCGAACACTGACAAGAGGTTGGGGCCTAACTAGAacgcttggtgcgagttccaccaagcgtATGGTCATCCCATACGTAACTGCTTGGCACTCGAACACCAGTTGAACGAACTGGTGAAGAATGACTTCCTGAAGGACTACTTGCTGGAGTCACAGGGAACCCAGACGTTGGCAGCGCCAAGAGGTAATCAGGGGCACGAGATGCCCGTTCATGGTGAAATTCACACCATTTCGGAAGGTTTGTCAGGCGGAGGATGCACCGCTTCTCAGCGAAACAAGTATGCACGAGCGGTGATGACGGTAGAGGCGGACCAGGCCCTTGACATCGACCTCGTCTTCGTCAAGGTCGACCTCCGAAATTTCGTCCCCCACGACAGTGATCCAGTGGTGATCTCAGTAGTGACTGGAGGGAGGAAGGTGCATCGAGTCCTGGTGGACCAGAGAAGCTCGATAGACGTGATGTACTGGTCGaatttcaacaagttgcagttgtctcTTGACCAATTGAGGCCTTACACCAGCTTTTTGTATGGATTTGTTGGAGACCATGTGGAAGTGCGTGGGCACCTAGAGCTGAGTACCACCTCACAAATGGGGTCGCCTCCCGCACAGAGGTCATAGCACGCACTTGGAATATACATCTTGAATATTGTTCATAAGAGGGCCAAAGTTTAGGCATTGAGCAAATTAGTTTCTGGGCATGAGCTGCCCATCAACGACCCGTTTGGGCACGGCAAAGGGGGAGATGTCCAACTCAGGGTGCACACAGGAAATTTGAGCAAGAGCATCTTCAAACCCTACTCCGTAGGCATTAGAGGCATCCTCGATGAGCTTCGCTTCAGTCTTGCTAAATTGCTCAACCTTTTCGGCAAGTTCGCCTTCTACACGACCAAGCTGGACTTCTTGATGGGTGACCCTTTCTTCCAGCTTGGCCATCTTGGCCTTGATCCCCTCAGCTTCCTCCTCCAGTTCGATGACCCTATTGCGCATAGGCAGAATTTTCGCCTCCGGCTGAAGGTTCTCCTGAACCTTGTCGAAGAGCCACTTCTTGGTAACCTTCTCTGATATGCGAAGACAACTCAACTCTTAGGTCAAGGTAGTTTCACGATCGGCAAAGGTCTGGGCTTGGTGAGCAAGTTCTTCCCTCGTCCTCACCTCCACCTGGCTCACAAAGGCAAGGGAGTTGACGAGGAACTCCCCAAGGCCTTGGCCCATGCGCTCCTTCAACCAGTCCCAACCCAAGGCCTTCACTGCCTCCTTCTCTTGGAAGCTCTTGAGGGCATGTTGGAGAATAGGGGGAAGCTTAGGAGCGGGCGACACTTGGTCACCCCCAGGAGCGCTCTCCCCACCGCCTTCGAGCGCGAGGAGTTCGCGGGAAGAGGAGGCGCTGGGGGGTTGGTCCCTGAATGATGGGGGACAGCCATCGATAGCAAAATGTGAGGTCGTCGCTACGACAACCTATTTCCTTTTGAAGACGATGCCCTCCACAGTGTCCTCGTCATCAGAATCGATCGCCACCATCCCTTTATTCTTGTCAGCGGGAGGGTGGATTGGGCAAGTCTTGGGCAGCAGGAAGAGAAACAGTGGGGGCTGAGCCACCTGCACCATCAAGGGTCGTTTGGCGGTGATCGATCACCTCAGTCAGTCTGTTACTTTTCTCCTCATTGAGCACCATACCTGCACCAAGACAAACATGAGAAATGATCCTACAGAGTGACAGTAGGCACAAGAGTCACAGTATGCAAGGGGTAAACTAGAGAATGCACAAGCATGAAAAGCTTATTCTGGTTGAGAAGTTTATTGGAAGGGGTTGCATTCTATTTTTTTTGAGGACGTAGtacttataaaaatataagtattaCCGGAAGGGGAATCAAAATCCAGGGGTTTCCCTTTTCCATTAACAAAATtactcaaattaaaatattcactatTAGGAGTATTTCCTTGAAGCCCTGCTTTAAAATCATGAACAAAAATTTCTTCATAAGGTCTCGTATCATAGCGATACACAAGCTCACGAATATCTTGATTGTCTGGTCTAATTTTTCTAtacttaattttgaaattatttgcaGTAAGGTTAACTCGTTCTATCTTATCTAATAAAACATTCGCTTCATCCAAATCTATTTTTTCTACAGGTTTTGAAAACTTTGCCACGCACCCTCTACCTTTGTCACTTACGGAAATCAACATTTTTTTAGGAAAAAAGAAGACCACGAACCTAGAAACGGCCAAGTAAGATTGTGGcagtaataataatagtaataataataaaacatttttacaggggtaatattttattaaaaaagattATGTTTGATTCAAAGTTGGAAGtgtgaattaattaatttaaaaaaagtgaaaaagagagaaaaatatttgttgttgGATTAGGTAAGATTTGATTTGAGCAGGTGGCTTTGTGTATTCTGGCATTGGCATTGACACTGGCACCGACACCCTGCTGTTGCTCTGATTATTGCAGGCACACTGGTACGATCCTGTGTGGATGTTGAGGCTTGAGTAATGTTGATTCACTTGATACACAATTTGTTGTCGTGCTGGTAATCTTTGAATTCTTTAAAGCTCTTCTTCTCCCATGCGCGTGCTCCGCCGGTCGGcgagggtacctgcgattgcacttcgacgctcaagtcagtgctagTGATTAGTCTGTTCTCTTAGGATATCAAAAACGTCTAGGGTGAGTAATAATTcaaaacattataattttatttataataaaaaaatttattgccttGGTAACACAAGCATTGCCAACATCTTTTACTTGAGCAAAAACTTATTCGCTTGAGCAAAAAACTCTTAACTTCAGCGAAAATATCACTACCTTGGGTCACATAAGCATCAATTTTTGCTTAAGTGAAAACTATTCATTTGGGCAAGAATGATATACATCTTATGGAGGAAATCTCCATTTTTGTCTCAACAAGCAAGTTTCCCTTCCCCAAAACATTACTAGACAATCAAACACTTACTTAGGTATCTACAACAATACACAAAAGCAAGATCTTATCAAACATAACAATTTACAATCATCACAACAAATGTATATAATACATCCTAGTTATTAACTTTAAAACAACTCCCTTAACATAAATTTTATCGATTCCTTTTCTCAAATAAGAATTTCGTGACCCAAACTTTAGTTCTCTTTTATCTTAGAATTGTGTACATTACCCCATGAACATAATCtagttaaaaaaaatccttaaaaaatacaaatcatTCTAAAAAGctcttaaaaataaatagtcTTAAACTTCAAgtaaaattcttttttttttttcattgacttcctattagttatttttaatcGAAAAATGTATAATGTGATTATCTTAAAAAGAACTCAAATAGAATGCTGgtagaaaaaaaatcttaaaatttttGTTGAAATTTCTGACATTTTTCTAACtttaagttatttaaaattgatttttatccAAAATCTATTACAAACCATAAAAAGtagataaaaataagaatatgggaatttcatgaataaaaaattattagtattaaattTGCTTATTTGTACAAATTTAAAGAGAACAAAATTACGTATAATTTGTACGAGGAAATGAGAGGAATGATTAAACTCAgtctttaatatttataactaaGAACTTAATTGGCTGAAAGGTACCCATTAAAACACCAAACACATCATTTTCATCACCCAAAAACTAACACAAGTGACTTTTAATAAACTTAATAGTTTGAGTTAAGAGAGCCACCAAACTAAATTTGTTAATGGGAAATTTTCTACTTTTGCAAAAAAGTGCCTTGAGAAACGAGATTGTTCCTTTGAgggtgaaaaaaaaatcataatcatGATGAACCATGTTGTTTAGAGTTTTACTTCTAACTACTAATTTAACTTTTACTCAAAGTTTTAGTTATCATAAATACAAAACaacaactaaattaaaaaacacatttttttgaatataataatattgaacTTCTTCGGTATGTTTATGTAAATAGAACCAAATCAAATGTACTAGAATGGAATTCCCATGCTGTCTCAAAAGCTACAAAAGACCTCAACATGCTTTTGGTTTGGTAGTCGATGAAGAAATCATGTTGACTCATGCTCTATCTGCTTCAACGTTACCACTACTCTAAAAAAAgaacttctctttctttctctctctctctctctctcactgtTCACTCTGTTGTGTGCCAAAACCAAAACCACTCACAAGGTGCCACTAATCTGTCAGGTTATTTCAAGATACCATTTTTTCTGGCGTTTGGTTCCCAAGAAACTGTTTAGAGTAGAATCAAGGAAGTGTGAGAAGGCCAATTCATTTTCTTCAACCTGTGTCAGCACCACGCTTGTTTTGCATTTTTCTTTTGGCGGTTTGTTTCCCTTTTCCTATCAAGAAAAAAGAGTCCTTTCAGCTTCTTCTTTCATGGGCATATTCTTTTCCACCTTTATTCTGCTCCAGCACTGTTTGAGCTACCAACATTTTTACTCTGTCCATTGGGGGTTTGAGCGTAAAAGGAGTTGGAACTTGGGAGATATCTAATCATGCAATCTGGGTTTGGTTTGATTTGATTTActcttttgaatttttgtttctggGTGCTTGGCTTACCTCAGTGTCAATGTCCCTGTCGTAAAAAGTTGAAATTTTTGGATGCTATTTTTGGCTCGTAGCAGGTCACGGATTATGAGTTTACTGTCTAGAAAACAAAGTGGGAtctgattttatttttctttcgcCTTTTCTTCTTTTGGTGAAAAATTTGCTTTCTCAAGTTTGTGGGAATTTGTTATATTTGACACCGATGTCATGctgtttgttttattttgtttcccCAGTGTTCATTAGTACATGTACTTTATTTGTCTACAGCTATAGTTATGTCTTGACAGTGTGTATTTATATGTGTATATAGATATGCCTGAATTTGGTAAAAGTTTTGATTTGGCAGGAGAGTAAtgtatttctttttcttgtggTAGGCTTCTTCATTATTTCACAGCATCTGTGACTTCAATTTGGTTGTTCTAATGGAATCTTGGAGTTATGTCCCTGAAGAGAAAGGCTATTTGTTTTCTGATGAAATGGATTTTTCACTTGATGCTTTTATGAGAAGTCGAAGAACATTGGTTGAATGGGACAacaaatccaactttgagagagATGGATTTAATTCAGACAGAGAGGTAGTTAAAAGCATGGAGTTTGTGGACTTGGGATTCCCTGACTTGTTGCAGAAGTCTTTTCATGGTAGCCAACCTCTAGAGACATCAAGCTATGAACTAGATAGTAATTCTAGTAAAAGAGGGAATTCCTCCACGCATGTCATTGCTTTGGATTCTACTATGGGGGAAGAAGAGTCTGATTCAAAGCATTTAAGTTCTCTAGTTGAAGCAAAGATTCATGATTCTTCACTGATTGATCTGAAGCTAGG encodes:
- the LOC137808839 gene encoding uncharacterized protein; the encoded protein is MDQERIQVDLAASQARKEDLRRTNEELHKNLQQAGKRVVDEQAPPTPPKAFSMPFSQSILDVVIPATFVGPKATFIGVADLEAHLRAFHTQMIMTGGSDAVHCKLYMSTLTGTTLDWFVSLPNGHVTTFAQFFTLFREQYIANRAPPPVFYDLFDVVRLHTKDEDMMMHAFRKGIMSGPFSESLTKSRPKTFSEIRRRAVAHIIAEVELTEKRNNIVPIRPRGPSQPQHLRVHKATTEKMASAKQKPYEHRKAQTRGRAREDRPPRHNFLVELKKLIILNELVKNDFLKDYLLESQGTQTLAAPRGNQGHEMPVHGEIHTISEGLSGGGCTASQRNKYARAVMTVEADQALDIDLVFVKVDLRNFVPHDSDPVVISVVTGGRKVHRVLVDQRSSIDVMYWSNFNKLQLSLDQLRPYTSFLYGFVGDHVEVRGHLELSTTSQMGSPPAQRS